The following proteins are co-located in the Ancylothrix sp. D3o genome:
- a CDS encoding DNA phosphorothioation system restriction enzyme, with protein sequence MDGFFEGNYGVPRIPGFLNLRGYQKQAVANWFAAQGRGTLKMATGSGKTITALALVTELYKRINLQVLLVVCPYRHLVSQWARECEKFNLRPVLAFESVNNWQVELSRQLYSVRTGHQVFLTVITTNATLISESFQSQLRFFPAKSLIVGDEVHNLGSPRLGECLPRNFGLRLGLSATPERYFDEEGTEAVFDYFGQVLAPELTLGDAIGQGALVRYLYYPILVYLTEAETEAYLRLTTKIGWALMDCGEDFADDEVVTSLLMRRSRIIASASNKLNALRKVMVNRLNTTHTLFYCGDGSIEGAISQKSSRQLAAVSRLLGSELGYRVNTYTAMTPLKEREKLRRQFECGELQGLVAIRCLDEGVDIPAIQSAVILASSTNPRQFIQRRGRILRPYPGKVRATLFDMIVKPPDLGRETLDVERNLLRKELKRFLEFADLAENSGQARMVLLELQRQYGLLDI encoded by the coding sequence ATGGATGGTTTTTTTGAGGGAAATTATGGGGTTCCGAGAATTCCTGGGTTTTTGAATTTGCGAGGATATCAAAAGCAGGCGGTTGCTAATTGGTTTGCGGCGCAAGGACGCGGGACTTTGAAGATGGCTACGGGCAGTGGGAAGACTATTACTGCTCTGGCTTTGGTGACGGAACTTTATAAGAGAATTAATTTACAGGTTTTGTTGGTGGTGTGCCCTTACCGGCATTTGGTGTCACAATGGGCGCGGGAGTGTGAGAAGTTTAATTTGAGGCCGGTTTTGGCTTTTGAGTCGGTTAATAATTGGCAAGTTGAACTTTCTAGGCAGCTTTATAGTGTGAGAACTGGTCATCAGGTTTTTTTGACGGTTATTACTACGAATGCAACTTTGATTTCTGAGTCTTTTCAGTCTCAATTACGGTTTTTTCCGGCGAAAAGTTTGATTGTTGGTGATGAGGTTCATAATTTGGGTTCGCCTAGGTTGGGGGAATGTTTACCGCGTAATTTTGGGCTGCGTTTGGGTCTTTCTGCTACTCCTGAGCGTTATTTTGATGAGGAGGGAACTGAGGCGGTTTTTGACTATTTTGGTCAGGTTTTAGCACCGGAATTAACTTTAGGTGATGCTATTGGGCAAGGGGCTTTGGTTCGTTATCTTTATTATCCGATTTTGGTTTATTTAACGGAAGCGGAAACTGAGGCTTATTTACGTTTAACTACTAAGATAGGTTGGGCTTTGATGGACTGTGGGGAAGATTTTGCTGATGATGAGGTGGTGACTTCGCTTTTGATGCGGCGTTCTCGGATTATTGCTTCTGCTTCTAATAAGTTAAATGCTCTGCGAAAGGTGATGGTAAACCGGCTTAATACAACGCATACTCTTTTTTATTGTGGGGATGGTTCTATTGAGGGGGCTATTAGTCAGAAAAGCTCTCGACAATTGGCTGCGGTTTCGCGGCTTTTGGGTTCGGAGTTGGGTTATCGGGTTAATACTTATACGGCGATGACTCCGTTAAAGGAAAGGGAAAAGTTACGCCGGCAATTTGAATGTGGGGAGTTGCAAGGTTTGGTGGCGATTCGTTGTTTGGATGAGGGGGTTGATATTCCTGCTATTCAATCGGCTGTTATTTTGGCTAGTAGTACGAATCCTCGGCAGTTTATTCAGCGTCGTGGTCGCATTTTACGCCCTTATCCGGGTAAGGTTCGGGCTACTTTGTTTGATATGATTGTTAAGCCTCCAGATTTGGGTCGGGAAACTTTGGATGTGGAGCGCAATTTGTTACGAAAAGAGTTGAAAAGGTTTCTTGAATTTGCGGATTTAGCAGAGAATTCTGGGCAGGCTAGGATGGTTTTGTTGGAGCTTCAACGGCAGTATGGTTTGTTGGATATTTGA
- the radC gene encoding DNA repair protein RadC, protein MTYSLRILDIPETERPRERLMSYGPKTLSTAELLAILLGTGQGAGKLSAIGLGQHILQKLSENQRDPLAVLRDISVPELTQIHGIGPAKATTILAAVELGKRVFQSRPPEAAIIENPDIAAAAFSHDLMWQPQELFAVLMLDVKNRLIANKVITMGTATETLAHPREIFREVIRAGATRLIVAHNHPTGHVEPSPEDISLTRQLLAGAQLLSIPLLDHLILGNGNYQSLRQNTTLWDEYPQDE, encoded by the coding sequence ATGACCTACAGCCTAAGAATCCTAGACATCCCCGAAACCGAACGGCCCCGCGAACGCCTAATGAGCTACGGGCCAAAAACCCTATCCACAGCCGAACTACTCGCCATCTTGCTTGGCACCGGCCAAGGCGCCGGCAAACTCTCAGCCATCGGACTCGGACAGCACATCTTGCAAAAACTCAGCGAAAACCAAAGAGATCCCCTAGCCGTTTTGCGAGACATAAGCGTACCCGAACTCACACAAATACACGGTATTGGGCCGGCCAAAGCCACCACAATTTTAGCCGCCGTCGAACTCGGAAAAAGAGTATTTCAATCTCGACCACCCGAAGCCGCAATCATTGAAAACCCCGACATTGCAGCCGCAGCCTTCAGCCATGACCTAATGTGGCAACCTCAAGAACTTTTTGCAGTATTAATGTTAGATGTAAAAAACCGGCTAATTGCCAACAAAGTTATCACGATGGGAACAGCCACCGAAACCCTTGCCCATCCCCGCGAAATTTTTAGAGAAGTGATAAGGGCCGGTGCTACTCGTTTAATTGTCGCCCACAACCACCCCACCGGCCACGTTGAACCAAGCCCAGAAGATATTAGCCTTACTCGTCAACTGCTGGCCGGTGCCCAACTGCTGAGTATTCCCCTCCTCGACCACTTAATTTTAGGCAATGGCAACTACCAAAGTCTGCGGCAAAATACAACTCTCTGGGACGAATACCCCCAAGATGAGTAA
- a CDS encoding prepilin peptidase: MDTLIYTITGLFVFFLGASIGSFINVVVYRIPAGLSLLWPPSRCPHCLTRLKATENIPVFGWLRLKGKCAHCKSPISKRYPIIEATSALLFLLVYFHFGIQLQTLGYWAFFSWLLALSLIDFDTMTLPNPLTQSGLVVGLIFQIILGIHNNNPIPQIMFGIFGMVLGIWLLDIISITGSLAFGRTAMGAGDAKLAAMMGAWLGWRYLLVAGFLACATGALAGSAGIALGWLERNKPMPFGPFLALGAGVTAIWGQPLLNAYLQIFFPLR; encoded by the coding sequence ATCGATACCCTGATCTACACAATCACCGGCCTGTTTGTCTTCTTTCTCGGCGCTTCTATCGGTAGTTTTATTAACGTTGTAGTTTACCGTATCCCCGCCGGCCTATCCCTGCTTTGGCCCCCCTCCCGTTGTCCCCATTGTCTCACCCGTCTCAAAGCCACAGAAAACATCCCCGTTTTTGGTTGGTTACGTCTCAAAGGAAAATGTGCCCATTGCAAAAGCCCTATTTCTAAACGCTATCCCATTATTGAAGCCACCAGCGCCTTATTATTTTTACTCGTTTATTTCCACTTTGGGATTCAATTACAAACCCTCGGATATTGGGCATTTTTTAGTTGGTTGCTTGCCCTATCTTTAATCGATTTTGACACCATGACTCTGCCAAACCCCCTCACTCAATCAGGGTTAGTGGTAGGCTTAATTTTTCAAATCATTCTCGGCATCCATAATAATAACCCCATCCCTCAAATCATGTTTGGCATCTTTGGCATGGTTTTAGGAATATGGCTTCTCGATATCATCAGTATCACCGGCTCCCTTGCCTTTGGACGCACCGCAATGGGGGCCGGTGATGCTAAACTCGCCGCTATGATGGGCGCGTGGTTGGGGTGGAGATACTTACTTGTTGCCGGCTTTCTTGCCTGTGCCACCGGCGCCCTAGCAGGCAGTGCCGGTATTGCCCTTGGATGGCTAGAACGCAATAAACCCATGCCTTTTGGCCCGTTTCTTGCCCTCGGTGCCGGTGTCACCGCCATCTGGGGACAACCTTTACTAAACGCCTACCTACAAATATTCTTTCCCCTGCGCTAA
- the accD gene encoding acetyl-CoA carboxylase, carboxyltransferase subunit beta — protein sequence MSLFDWFANRRKTGPMSQNTQEREIADGLWNKCEKCGVLTYTKDLRANQKVCLECGHHIRVYSEERIRQLIDASSWTPLDEQLRPTDPLKFYDRKSYGDRLREYQEKTRLNDGVQTGTGLLEGLPIALGVMDFRFMGGSMGSVVGEKLTRLIEHATKNRIPVIIVCASGGARMQEGMLSLMQMAKISGALERHREAKLLYIPILTNPTTGGVTASFAMLGDIIIAEPKATIGFAGRRVIEQTLREKLPEDFQSAEDLLKHGFVDAIVPRTHLKSTLAQLIRLHAPTPVPLAHAVVAPPLPVSAILPD from the coding sequence ATGTCTTTATTTGATTGGTTTGCAAACCGGCGGAAAACCGGCCCCATGAGCCAAAACACGCAAGAACGCGAAATTGCAGATGGCTTGTGGAATAAATGTGAAAAATGCGGAGTTTTGACCTACACCAAAGACCTGCGGGCTAACCAAAAAGTTTGTTTAGAATGCGGGCATCATATCCGAGTCTACAGCGAGGAACGCATCCGCCAGTTAATTGACGCGAGCAGCTGGACTCCCCTAGATGAACAACTGCGTCCCACAGATCCGCTAAAGTTTTATGACCGGAAATCTTACGGCGACCGGCTGCGAGAATATCAAGAAAAAACTCGTTTAAATGATGGCGTCCAAACCGGCACCGGCTTACTGGAAGGCTTACCCATCGCCCTCGGCGTAATGGACTTTCGGTTTATGGGCGGGAGTATGGGATCTGTGGTGGGCGAAAAACTCACCCGCTTAATTGAACACGCTACCAAAAACCGCATCCCCGTGATCATCGTCTGTGCGTCTGGCGGTGCCCGAATGCAAGAAGGGATGTTGAGTTTGATGCAAATGGCGAAAATTTCCGGGGCACTGGAACGCCACCGCGAGGCAAAATTGCTTTATATCCCCATTTTGACCAATCCGACAACCGGCGGCGTAACAGCTTCTTTTGCCATGTTGGGAGATATTATTATTGCTGAACCTAAAGCAACGATTGGCTTTGCCGGCCGGCGCGTCATTGAACAAACTCTACGCGAAAAGCTGCCCGAAGATTTCCAAAGTGCTGAAGATTTGCTCAAACATGGTTTTGTGGATGCAATTGTGCCGCGAACTCATCTTAAGAGTACCTTGGCGCAGTTGATTCGCTTACACGCGCCGACGCCGGTGCCCCTTGCTCATGCCGTTGTGGCCCCTCCACTGCCGGTTAGCGCTATTCTCCCCGATTAA
- a CDS encoding translation initiation factor IF-2 — protein sequence MGFADLSIAEIAEDYNFPLEEVCRLCDKLGIAYKTPQTRLALEDAKAIIAEILRFSAGE from the coding sequence ATGGGATTTGCAGACTTGTCAATTGCTGAAATCGCAGAAGACTATAATTTTCCGCTTGAGGAAGTATGCCGTCTGTGCGACAAGCTGGGCATTGCTTACAAAACCCCTCAAACTCGTCTGGCGTTAGAAGATGCTAAAGCCATCATTGCTGAAATTCTGCGTTTCTCGGCAGGCGAGTGA
- the psbV gene encoding photosystem II cytochrome c-550 — MLKRYIWLAVATVFFTFQMFVSQAFAVELDQASRTVALDESGKTVVVSVKDLEKGKRLFINACSQCHVGGKTRTNPNVNLGPESLAGALPRRDNVEGLVDYMKNPTSYDGFVDISEFHPSIESADLYPQMRNLSEDDLYSIAGHILVQPNILGKMWGGGKVYN; from the coding sequence ATGCTGAAAAGATACATTTGGCTGGCTGTAGCCACTGTATTCTTCACGTTTCAAATGTTTGTCAGCCAAGCCTTTGCGGTTGAGCTAGACCAAGCAAGTCGTACCGTTGCCCTTGATGAAAGTGGGAAAACGGTTGTGGTGTCGGTGAAAGATTTGGAAAAAGGCAAGCGGTTATTTATTAATGCTTGTTCTCAATGCCATGTCGGCGGCAAAACCAGAACGAACCCGAACGTGAATTTAGGCCCAGAATCTCTGGCCGGTGCGCTGCCCCGCCGAGATAATGTTGAGGGGTTGGTGGATTATATGAAAAATCCCACCAGCTATGACGGGTTTGTGGATATTTCTGAGTTCCACCCCAGTATCGAAAGTGCGGATCTTTATCCTCAGATGAGAAATTTGTCTGAAGATGATTTGTATTCGATAGCGGGCCATATTCTTGTTCAGCCTAATATTCTGGGCAAAATGTGGGGCGGCGGCAAGGTGTACAACTAA
- the psbV2 gene encoding photosystem II cytochrome PsbV2: protein MLRSFFSITVWRAFFAVCLIWMALTMPATAATKIDPYVLQYLKASQPVEVPLNAAGDTKTFTPEQLSEGKRLFKSSCINCHVGGATLPNPIVSLSLSKLKGATPPRDTLEGLVAFMRHPMTYDGTEEAVLCREVPASWLPQETTENLAAFVLRAAEVARGWATARFE, encoded by the coding sequence ATGCTGCGTAGTTTCTTTTCGATTACCGTCTGGCGAGCTTTTTTTGCTGTTTGTTTAATTTGGATGGCGCTAACAATGCCGGCTACTGCGGCAACAAAGATCGATCCTTATGTGTTGCAGTATCTTAAGGCAAGTCAGCCGGTGGAAGTTCCGCTTAATGCTGCCGGTGATACCAAAACCTTTACGCCGGAGCAGTTGTCTGAAGGCAAGCGCTTGTTTAAATCAAGCTGCATTAACTGTCACGTTGGCGGTGCTACGCTTCCCAATCCGATTGTTTCTCTGTCTTTGAGTAAGCTAAAGGGGGCAACTCCTCCCCGCGATACTCTTGAGGGGTTGGTGGCTTTTATGCGCCATCCTATGACTTATGACGGTACTGAGGAGGCGGTTTTATGCCGTGAGGTACCGGCTAGTTGGTTGCCTCAAGAGACGACAGAGAATCTTGCGGCTTTTGTTTTAAGGGCTGCTGAGGTCGCTCGCGGATGGGCAACGGCTCGGTTTGAATAG
- the petJ gene encoding cytochrome c6 PetJ, translating into MKKVLSVVLLALAAVTFFFSSPALAGDAGAGAKVFSANCAACHAGGNNVVMAQKTLKKDALEKFNMNSLESIVTQVTKGKNAMPAFAGRLTAAQIEDVATYVLNQAEKGW; encoded by the coding sequence TTGAAGAAAGTTTTATCTGTTGTTTTGTTGGCTTTGGCCGCTGTGACCTTTTTCTTTAGCTCTCCGGCCCTTGCTGGTGATGCTGGTGCTGGTGCCAAGGTGTTTAGTGCTAATTGTGCGGCTTGTCATGCCGGTGGCAATAATGTGGTAATGGCCCAAAAAACTCTTAAGAAGGATGCTTTGGAAAAGTTCAACATGAATTCTTTGGAGTCTATTGTTACTCAAGTTACTAAGGGCAAAAATGCGATGCCGGCTTTTGCTGGCCGTCTGACCGCTGCTCAAATTGAGGATGTGGCTACCTATGTTTTAAACCAAGCTGAAAAAGGCTGGTAG
- the map gene encoding type I methionyl aminopeptidase encodes MNILTNLLAPKTQEPTVKKTRRGIEIKSEREIEIMRQSGKIVATVLKEISEMVQPGMTTADLDAYAEKRIREMGATPSFKGYHGFPASICSSINNEVVHGIPSRKKVIRSGDVLKVDTGAVWNGFHGDSCITIAVGEVTPEAAKLIRVAEEALFKGIEQVKAGNFLLDIAGAIEDHVKANNFSVVEDFTGHGVGRNLHEEPSVFNFRTHELPNVRLRAGMTLAIEPILNAGSRFTRVLSDRWTAVTKDKSLSAQFEHTVLVTEKGYEILTDRSKV; translated from the coding sequence ATGAACATTCTCACCAACCTCCTCGCCCCAAAAACTCAAGAACCCACTGTCAAAAAAACACGCCGGGGTATAGAAATTAAATCCGAACGCGAAATCGAAATTATGCGACAGTCTGGTAAAATTGTCGCTACCGTCTTAAAAGAAATCTCCGAGATGGTACAGCCCGGAATGACAACGGCTGACCTAGATGCTTACGCAGAAAAACGCATCCGTGAGATGGGTGCAACCCCCAGCTTTAAAGGCTATCATGGCTTCCCCGCCTCTATTTGCTCTAGCATTAATAACGAAGTTGTACATGGCATCCCTAGCCGCAAAAAAGTTATTCGTAGTGGCGACGTTTTAAAAGTGGACACCGGCGCGGTTTGGAATGGTTTTCACGGCGACTCCTGCATCACCATTGCTGTTGGCGAAGTCACCCCGGAAGCCGCAAAATTAATCCGCGTAGCCGAAGAAGCTCTTTTTAAAGGAATTGAACAAGTAAAAGCAGGCAATTTTCTCTTAGATATTGCCGGTGCCATTGAAGATCATGTTAAAGCAAATAACTTTTCCGTTGTCGAAGATTTTACCGGTCATGGTGTGGGGAGAAACTTGCACGAGGAACCTTCAGTTTTTAACTTCCGCACCCATGAATTGCCTAACGTGAGACTGCGTGCCGGCATGACTTTAGCCATTGAGCCTATTTTGAATGCCGGTTCACGTTTTACCCGCGTTTTATCAGACAGATGGACGGCTGTAACCAAAGATAAATCGCTGTCTGCACAGTTTGAGCATACAGTTTTGGTAACAGAAAAAGGCTACGAAATTTTAACAGATCGCAGCAAAGTTTAA
- a CDS encoding amidase: MNSEQLAFSPALQQAELIRTKQISPLELTKLYLERIEKIDPQLTSYYHIAAEMALADAKAKTEKLIKNSSELPPFFGVPISIKDLNPVNNLPCSYGVPALRDKPANLDSGVVTKIKQAGFTILGKTATSQLGTLPYTEPAGFAPTRNPWNLNYTPGGSSGGAAAALAAGLCAISLGSDGGGSVRGPASCCGVVGLKPARGRITSAPVGDWLNGIATNGVLARTVEDAAAFLDVVSGYFTGDPYWLPAPETSFLSASQQKLGDLRIAFTTKLPPLGEAHPTCGKAVLETGKILENYGHKLQESCPDFNGLIDPFKVIWQAAVATFNIPPELLEPMNRWLLETGNSAGTYLQAIAQVQMISRGIVGFFDNFDILVLPVNLHPAIKIGEWAHLSPEDTLQKITNWIAPCPPFNVSGLPAISVPAGFDENGVPVGVQLVGKPASEGTLLAVAAQLEKATSFHTKYPNF; this comes from the coding sequence ATGAATTCTGAACAACTCGCCTTTAGCCCCGCCCTTCAACAAGCAGAACTCATCCGCACAAAACAAATTTCTCCCTTAGAACTGACAAAACTCTATCTTGAACGCATAGAAAAAATTGACCCGCAACTGACAAGTTATTATCATATTGCGGCAGAGATGGCTCTCGCTGATGCCAAAGCCAAAACCGAAAAACTTATTAAAAACTCTAGCGAACTCCCGCCGTTTTTTGGCGTTCCTATTTCTATTAAAGACCTCAACCCTGTCAATAATTTACCTTGCAGTTATGGTGTGCCTGCACTGCGAGACAAACCGGCCAACCTTGACAGCGGCGTTGTGACAAAAATTAAACAAGCGGGCTTTACCATTTTGGGCAAAACAGCCACCTCCCAACTCGGTACCCTTCCCTACACCGAACCGGCAGGCTTTGCCCCCACCCGCAACCCTTGGAACCTCAACTACACCCCAGGCGGTTCGAGCGGTGGCGCAGCAGCAGCCCTAGCAGCCGGCCTCTGTGCCATTTCCCTAGGTTCCGATGGCGGCGGGTCTGTTCGCGGCCCAGCAAGCTGTTGTGGAGTGGTGGGGCTCAAACCGGCACGCGGACGCATCACTTCGGCACCCGTTGGCGACTGGTTAAATGGCATTGCTACGAATGGGGTTTTAGCGCGTACGGTTGAAGATGCGGCGGCTTTTTTGGATGTGGTGAGTGGTTATTTCACAGGAGATCCTTATTGGTTGCCGGCGCCAGAAACATCTTTTTTAAGTGCAAGTCAGCAAAAATTAGGCGATTTAAGAATTGCTTTTACAACTAAGTTGCCGCCTTTGGGAGAAGCGCATCCGACTTGTGGAAAAGCGGTTTTAGAAACTGGAAAAATTTTGGAAAATTACGGCCATAAATTGCAAGAAAGCTGTCCTGATTTTAATGGATTAATTGATCCTTTTAAAGTAATTTGGCAAGCTGCGGTTGCCACATTTAATATTCCCCCGGAACTGCTGGAACCGATGAACCGCTGGTTATTAGAAACCGGCAACAGTGCGGGGACTTATTTACAAGCTATCGCCCAAGTGCAAATGATTTCGCGGGGTATTGTGGGATTTTTTGATAATTTTGATATTTTGGTGTTGCCGGTGAATTTGCATCCTGCTATTAAAATTGGGGAATGGGCACATTTATCACCAGAAGACACTTTGCAAAAAATTACTAATTGGATCGCGCCTTGTCCGCCGTTTAATGTAAGTGGTTTGCCTGCTATTTCTGTACCGGCCGGTTTTGATGAAAATGGTGTGCCGGTGGGTGTTCAGTTAGTAGGAAAGCCGGCATCGGAAGGCACTTTACTTGCGGTTGCTGCTCAACTGGAAAAGGCTACATCTTTTCACACTAAATACCCTAATTTTTAG
- a CDS encoding type IV pilin-like G/H family protein, which yields MKFNLSFVKIFMVCGAGVLSIVATCNRLQAQNNRPGVKEVSSNKMPLTSQHLTQADVDYQTIQARQTEAINHIALMSRAQLYSFIDHKRFASKLNDLDLEIKPESENYYYSMRALSPTLIQNIGVPKRDNLKSYTGIIYVFQSKENNETVIGEVRCESRRPSKAAPPPPQMKGNEPQCPAGFNNLR from the coding sequence ATGAAATTTAACTTAAGTTTTGTAAAAATTTTCATGGTGTGTGGGGCCGGTGTGTTAAGCATCGTGGCAACTTGCAACCGGCTGCAAGCCCAAAATAATCGGCCAGGGGTTAAGGAAGTTTCTTCAAACAAAATGCCCTTAACTTCCCAACATTTAACCCAGGCAGATGTGGACTACCAAACTATCCAAGCTCGTCAAACAGAAGCTATAAATCATATTGCGTTAATGAGCCGCGCACAACTCTATTCTTTTATTGATCATAAACGTTTCGCATCCAAACTAAACGATTTAGACCTAGAGATCAAACCTGAAAGCGAGAATTATTACTACAGTATGAGGGCGCTCAGTCCGACTTTAATTCAAAATATAGGGGTTCCGAAAAGAGACAACTTAAAAAGTTATACAGGGATAATTTATGTATTTCAAAGTAAAGAAAATAATGAAACTGTAATAGGGGAGGTTAGATGCGAAAGCCGGCGACCTTCAAAAGCTGCACCACCACCTCCTCAAATGAAAGGAAATGAACCTCAATGTCCTGCCGGTTTTAATAATTTACGGTAG
- a CDS encoding type IV pilin-like G/H family protein: MKEYQRKAFINIRSMNLAQQAKFLEHNGFASELSELGIGNQFNENEYYSYSIKIISPTVVQNLAIAKTNNLKSYTGLVYITKNEAGEDISMSMLCESRRPLKTAPRPPRMRGNEPHCPAGFKNLSPQPPINWQKIQAFFINTMTFFINTITPYLPYLKQKELEKEEVQEHQKKACRDIREMNINQQVYFRDNKCFTLNNNDLRISVPSETEYYSYSIKIISPTVVQNLAIPKINNLKSYIGFVYILEYPVYPQITKTIICESKQPSKAAPQPPQMKGNEPECPAGFDKI; the protein is encoded by the coding sequence TTGAAAGAATACCAAAGAAAAGCGTTTATTAATATTCGGTCAATGAACTTGGCACAACAAGCTAAGTTCTTGGAACATAACGGTTTTGCCTCAGAATTGAGCGAGTTAGGAATAGGAAATCAATTCAACGAAAATGAGTATTATTCCTACAGCATTAAAATTATCAGTCCGACTGTTGTTCAAAATCTAGCAATTGCTAAAACAAATAATTTAAAAAGTTATACCGGTTTGGTGTACATCACTAAAAATGAAGCCGGCGAAGATATATCAATGTCTATGCTTTGCGAAAGCCGGCGACCTTTAAAAACGGCACCACGTCCTCCTCGAATGAGAGGAAATGAACCTCATTGTCCTGCCGGTTTTAAAAATCTCAGTCCGCAACCCCCAATTAATTGGCAAAAAATTCAGGCATTTTTTATAAACACAATGACATTTTTTATAAACACAATCACTCCTTATTTACCGTACTTAAAGCAAAAAGAATTGGAAAAGGAAGAGGTACAAGAACACCAAAAAAAAGCCTGTAGGGATATTCGTGAAATGAACATAAACCAACAAGTTTATTTCAGGGACAATAAGTGTTTTACGTTAAACAATAATGATTTAAGGATATCTGTCCCAAGCGAAACTGAGTATTATTCCTACAGCATTAAAATTATCAGTCCGACTGTTGTTCAAAATCTGGCAATTCCTAAAATAAATAATTTAAAAAGTTATATCGGTTTCGTGTACATCCTTGAATATCCAGTCTACCCACAAATAACAAAGACTATAATTTGCGAAAGTAAACAACCTTCAAAAGCTGCACCACAACCTCCTCAAATGAAAGGAAATGAACCTGAATGTCCTGCCGGTTTTGATAAAATTTAG
- a CDS encoding EndoU domain-containing protein: MCKFSATPATLVKSLVVFFLLLGLSSCLQQTPVAVYSPVTPPKPAVKPNSKFLPFFDNQNNAVRLKFPPGTSVDVTPPPPVLNAFDQAVLQSCGVFGSKVSPQSFQALLRQYPQVLQQVKKGAGGEILKNRSSDAEFVEDLTAIWFKRDGFEHIFCGEIEQNNNIGGLHYVGRYLQLQNQGIAGRLPKNEKSEEVVPGVIYTVGVEAKKGNNLFRSSRKGYPYVSDAAELLGAITAAYKTAKSSNAQCLYFVEDQNSGKSYQAVFVMKNNAIVTFYPDATPNMKACSK; this comes from the coding sequence ATGTGTAAATTTTCGGCAACACCGGCCACTTTGGTCAAAAGTTTGGTAGTTTTTTTTCTGCTGTTGGGGTTGAGTTCTTGTTTGCAACAAACTCCGGTGGCCGTTTATTCGCCTGTTACTCCTCCTAAACCTGCTGTTAAACCAAATAGTAAATTCTTGCCGTTTTTTGACAACCAAAATAACGCCGTTCGCCTTAAATTTCCCCCCGGTACTTCTGTAGATGTGACTCCCCCACCGCCGGTTTTAAACGCCTTTGATCAAGCGGTTTTACAAAGTTGTGGAGTATTTGGCAGTAAAGTTTCACCCCAAAGTTTTCAAGCCTTATTGAGGCAATATCCGCAGGTTTTGCAACAGGTAAAAAAAGGGGCCGGTGGAGAAATTTTAAAAAACCGCAGTTCTGATGCAGAATTTGTAGAAGATTTAACGGCAATTTGGTTTAAACGAGACGGTTTTGAGCATATTTTTTGTGGCGAAATTGAACAAAATAATAATATTGGCGGCCTGCATTATGTGGGCCGGTATTTGCAATTACAAAATCAGGGAATAGCAGGCCGGTTGCCAAAAAATGAAAAAAGCGAGGAAGTTGTTCCGGGGGTAATTTATACAGTTGGAGTTGAAGCAAAAAAAGGTAATAATTTGTTTCGTAGTAGTCGCAAAGGTTATCCTTATGTTAGCGATGCAGCGGAACTTTTAGGGGCTATTACGGCAGCCTATAAAACTGCCAAAAGTTCAAATGCACAATGCCTTTATTTTGTAGAAGATCAAAATAGCGGCAAGTCTTATCAAGCGGTTTTCGTAATGAAAAATAACGCCATTGTGACGTTTTATCCTGATGCTACTCCTAATATGAAAGCTTGCAGTAAGTAA